One stretch of Thermococcus sp. 21S9 DNA includes these proteins:
- a CDS encoding signal recognition particle protein Srp54 has product MALEKLGKALNNALRKLARSGTVDEATIKEVVRDIQRALLQADVNVKLVLQLTKTIQKRALEEEPPAGVSRKEHIIKIVYEELTKFLGTEAKPLEIKEKPTVLLTVGIQGSGKTTSVAKLARHLQKRGYKVGVVCSDTWRPGAYHQLRQLLDPYGIEVFGDPNEKDAVKLAREGVEHFREKGVDVIIVDSAGRHKEEKGLIEEMRQISEAIKPHEVILVIDGTIGQQAYNQALAFKEATPIGSIIVTKLDGSAKGGGALSAVAATGAPIKFIGVGERIDDLEPFDPKRFVSRLLGLGDIQGLLEKIEELQKQQEFTEEDVEKFLKGKFNLKDMYAQLEAMQKMGPLKQILQMIPGLGYSLPDDAIKVGEEKLKRYRVIMDSMTEEELEHPEIINYSRIKRIARGSGTSTSEVRELLNQYNQMKKMFKSMNKRKLAKMAKKFNLGGFGV; this is encoded by the coding sequence ATGGCGTTAGAAAAACTTGGAAAGGCCCTTAACAACGCCCTCAGGAAGCTCGCGCGCTCCGGAACCGTTGACGAGGCGACGATAAAGGAGGTAGTTAGGGACATCCAGAGGGCACTCCTGCAGGCGGACGTCAACGTCAAGCTCGTTCTTCAGCTCACGAAAACGATACAGAAGAGGGCCCTCGAAGAGGAACCGCCGGCGGGCGTCAGCAGGAAGGAGCACATCATCAAGATAGTCTACGAAGAGCTCACGAAGTTCCTAGGAACCGAGGCGAAGCCCCTCGAGATAAAGGAAAAGCCGACCGTTTTGCTCACCGTCGGTATTCAGGGTTCAGGAAAGACGACGAGCGTGGCTAAGCTGGCGAGGCACCTTCAGAAGAGGGGCTACAAGGTCGGTGTCGTATGTTCCGATACCTGGCGTCCCGGAGCGTACCACCAGCTCAGACAGCTCCTCGACCCCTACGGCATAGAGGTCTTCGGCGACCCCAACGAGAAGGACGCGGTCAAGCTCGCAAGGGAAGGGGTTGAGCACTTCCGCGAGAAAGGAGTTGACGTCATAATCGTGGACTCCGCCGGAAGGCACAAGGAGGAGAAGGGCCTCATCGAGGAGATGAGGCAGATAAGCGAGGCCATAAAGCCCCACGAGGTCATACTCGTCATAGACGGAACCATCGGCCAGCAGGCCTACAACCAGGCGCTGGCCTTCAAAGAAGCCACTCCGATAGGCTCGATAATCGTCACGAAGCTCGACGGTTCGGCCAAGGGCGGTGGAGCGCTTTCCGCCGTTGCCGCAACGGGGGCGCCGATTAAGTTCATAGGTGTCGGCGAGAGGATAGACGATTTGGAGCCCTTCGACCCCAAGCGCTTCGTTTCAAGGCTCCTCGGCCTTGGAGACATCCAGGGACTCCTTGAGAAGATTGAAGAGCTTCAGAAACAGCAGGAATTCACCGAGGAAGACGTTGAGAAGTTCCTCAAGGGCAAATTCAACCTCAAGGACATGTACGCCCAGCTCGAGGCGATGCAGAAGATGGGCCCGCTCAAGCAGATACTCCAGATGATTCCAGGCCTTGGCTACTCGCTTCCAGATGACGCGATTAAGGTCGGGGAGGAGAAGCTTAAGAGGTATCGCGTAATAATGGACTCGATGACGGAGGAGGAGCTTGAGCACCCGGAGATAATCAACTACTCCCGCATAAAGAGGATTGCCCGGGGTTCGGGAACGAGCACGTCTGAAGTCAGAGAGCTTTTAAACCAGTACAACCAAATGAAGAAGATGTTCAAGAGCATGAATAAGAGAAAGCTGGCCAAGATGGCCAAGAAGTTCAACTTAGGGGGGTTCGGGGTATGA
- a CDS encoding 50S ribosomal protein L18e, which translates to MVKRTGPTDINLRRLIRALRKKSNEEGVKIWKDIAWRLERPRRQRAEVNVSKINRYTKEGDTVIVPGSVLGAGKLEHKVTVAAWKFSETAKKKILEAGGEVITIEELMERNPKGSGVIIME; encoded by the coding sequence ATGGTCAAGAGAACCGGTCCCACCGACATCAACCTGAGAAGGCTCATTCGGGCACTCAGGAAGAAGTCGAACGAAGAGGGAGTTAAGATTTGGAAGGACATCGCTTGGCGCCTTGAGAGGCCGAGAAGGCAGAGGGCTGAAGTCAACGTCAGCAAGATAAACCGCTACACCAAGGAGGGCGACACCGTAATCGTTCCGGGAAGCGTCCTCGGTGCAGGAAAGCTCGAGCACAAGGTCACCGTTGCAGCTTGGAAGTTCAGCGAGACCGCTAAGAAGAAAATCCTTGAGGCCGGTGGCGAGGTCATAACCATCGAGGAGCTTATGGAGAGAAACCCGAAGGGTAGTGGAGTAATCATAATGGAGTGA
- a CDS encoding DNA-directed RNA polymerase subunit D — protein sequence MEPKFEILEKREDSIKFIVSGIDVAFANALRRTILADVPTFAVDEVEFFENDSALFDEIIAHRLAMIPLTTPVERFSLDALELDDYTVTLSLEAEGPGMVYSGDLKSSDEGIKPANPNIPIVKLAEGQKLTLNAYAKLGRGKDHAKWQPGFVYYKYLTKIHVSKDVPDWEELKELAERRGLPVEEKKDEIVITTTKAFYLPRKFEAYEGEKIREEVVPGTFVFTVETNGELPVEEIVSIALKILMRKSDRFINELHKLAD from the coding sequence ATGGAGCCGAAGTTTGAAATTCTTGAAAAGAGGGAGGACTCGATAAAGTTCATCGTTAGCGGCATAGACGTCGCCTTTGCCAACGCCCTTAGAAGGACTATTTTGGCCGACGTCCCGACCTTTGCCGTTGACGAGGTCGAGTTCTTCGAGAACGACTCCGCTTTATTCGACGAGATAATCGCCCATAGGTTGGCCATGATTCCTCTCACGACTCCTGTCGAGAGGTTCTCGCTCGACGCGCTTGAACTCGACGACTACACCGTTACTCTCTCACTCGAGGCAGAGGGGCCCGGTATGGTTTACTCCGGCGACCTCAAGAGCAGTGACGAGGGAATCAAACCCGCGAACCCGAACATTCCGATAGTCAAGCTCGCCGAGGGGCAGAAGCTCACGCTCAACGCCTACGCCAAGCTCGGTCGCGGAAAGGACCACGCCAAGTGGCAGCCGGGCTTCGTCTACTACAAGTACCTGACGAAAATCCACGTTAGCAAGGACGTTCCCGACTGGGAAGAGCTCAAGGAGCTCGCCGAGAGGCGCGGTTTACCTGTTGAGGAGAAGAAGGACGAGATAGTCATAACCACCACCAAGGCCTTCTACCTGCCGAGGAAGTTCGAGGCCTACGAGGGCGAGAAGATTAGGGAAGAAGTAGTGCCTGGAACGTTCGTCTTTACAGTGGAAACAAACGGAGAGCTCCCCGTTGAGGAAATCGTGAGCATAGCGCTCAAGATACTCATGAGGAAGAGCGATAGATTTATAAACGAACTCCATAAATTAGCCGACTGA
- a CDS encoding DNA-directed RNA polymerase subunit K, whose amino-acid sequence MFKYTRFEKARIIGARALQIAMGAPVLIDVPEGITPLQAALMEFEKGIIPLTVIRPS is encoded by the coding sequence ATGTTCAAGTACACCCGCTTTGAGAAGGCCCGCATCATCGGTGCGAGGGCTCTGCAAATAGCGATGGGCGCCCCCGTGCTGATAGACGTTCCCGAGGGAATAACTCCCCTTCAAGCTGCCTTGATGGAGTTCGAGAAGGGAATAATCCCGCTCACCGTAATAAGGCCGAGCTGA
- a CDS encoding metallophosphoesterase: MVYVAVLANINGNLPALAKALEKIEALKEEGYEIEKYYVLGNVVGLFPYPSEVLDTLDDLIRNNVVKVIRGEFDQVIAASDPHAEGPDYIDKLDYPPYIKKALKYTWEKLGHEGREFIRDLPIYLVDKIGKNDIFGVYGSPLNPFDGQVLPDQPTSYYEAIMRPVKDYEILFVASPKYPVNAMTRYGRVICPGSIGYPPSKNHKATFALVDVDTLHAKFIEVDYEKEKKLVEEKIKKEGLPEELIKILYRGKV; the protein is encoded by the coding sequence ATGGTGTACGTGGCTGTTTTGGCGAACATAAACGGAAACCTCCCCGCCCTGGCGAAGGCCCTCGAGAAGATTGAGGCTCTCAAGGAGGAAGGTTATGAGATTGAGAAGTACTACGTCCTTGGAAACGTCGTCGGTCTCTTCCCGTACCCGAGTGAGGTCCTTGACACGCTCGACGACCTCATCAGGAACAACGTCGTCAAGGTCATCCGCGGTGAGTTCGACCAGGTTATAGCCGCCAGCGACCCGCACGCGGAGGGGCCTGATTACATCGACAAGCTGGACTACCCACCATACATCAAGAAGGCCCTCAAGTACACCTGGGAGAAGCTCGGCCACGAGGGCAGGGAGTTCATCAGGGACCTGCCGATTTACCTCGTCGACAAGATAGGTAAGAACGACATCTTTGGCGTCTACGGAAGCCCGCTCAACCCGTTCGATGGGCAGGTTCTTCCCGACCAGCCGACGAGCTACTACGAGGCCATAATGAGGCCTGTCAAGGACTACGAGATACTCTTCGTGGCGTCGCCGAAGTACCCGGTCAACGCGATGACGAGGTACGGTAGGGTCATCTGCCCCGGAAGCATAGGCTACCCGCCGAGCAAGAACCACAAGGCAACCTTCGCGCTGGTTGACGTTGACACGCTCCACGCCAAGTTCATCGAGGTCGACTACGAGAAAGAGAAGAAGCTCGTTGAGGAGAAAATCAAGAAGGAAGGCCTTCCCGAGGAGCTCATCAAGATTCTCTACCGCGGGAAGGTCTGA
- a CDS encoding phosphoribosyltransferase family protein: MSQLKSVQEKLRLIRVLRLLKKSYTYEELSKITGLPITVLNRYVRGKVLPSAERTRELLQLLLPYINLEEEVKKRIKFDERGFFDNMPVLSDTALMSLIAEEVAGRYLDKDVDKVLTAATDGIALGVHIARELGADIVYAKKKKEVGVEKFYEVSYVPSASGTVMTLYLPQWALKKGENVLIVDDVIRSGETQRALVEMTKQAGAKPIGMFFLVSVGDIVEKLQEEYEFPVESLIRLD, encoded by the coding sequence ATGAGCCAGCTAAAGTCCGTCCAGGAGAAGCTCAGACTCATCAGGGTGTTGAGGCTCCTCAAGAAAAGCTACACCTACGAGGAACTCTCGAAAATAACGGGACTGCCGATAACGGTTCTGAACAGGTACGTTCGCGGAAAGGTCCTTCCAAGCGCCGAGAGGACGAGGGAACTGCTCCAGCTCCTCCTGCCCTACATAAACCTTGAGGAGGAGGTAAAGAAGAGGATAAAGTTCGATGAGAGGGGCTTCTTCGACAACATGCCCGTGCTCAGCGACACGGCCCTGATGAGTCTTATAGCGGAAGAGGTGGCCGGGAGGTACCTTGACAAGGACGTCGACAAGGTGCTCACTGCCGCAACCGATGGAATAGCCCTCGGCGTCCACATAGCGAGGGAACTCGGAGCGGACATAGTCTACGCCAAGAAGAAGAAGGAAGTCGGAGTTGAGAAGTTCTACGAGGTCAGCTACGTTCCCAGCGCCTCGGGAACCGTTATGACCCTGTACCTTCCCCAGTGGGCACTCAAGAAGGGCGAGAACGTCCTCATAGTGGACGACGTGATAAGGAGCGGAGAAACCCAGAGGGCCCTCGTCGAGATGACGAAGCAGGCCGGAGCAAAGCCGATAGGAATGTTCTTCCTCGTGAGCGTCGGCGACATCGTTGAGAAACTCCAGGAGGAATACGAGTTCCCGGTTGAAAGCCTCATAAGGTTGGATTGA
- the rpsB gene encoding 30S ribosomal protein S2 — protein sequence MEEYLVPLDQYLAAGVHIGTQQKTQDMKKFIYRVRQDGLYVLDVRKTDERLKVAGKFLAKFDPENILAVSVRLYGQKPVKKFGEVTGARAIPGRFLPGTMTNPQVKNFFEPDVIIVTDPRADHQAMKEAVEIGIPIVALVDTENFLSYVDLAIPTNNKGRKALALIYWILAREILYNRKEIESREDFKVPVEDFEMRIVRT from the coding sequence ATGGAGGAGTATCTCGTTCCACTCGACCAGTATCTGGCAGCGGGTGTCCACATCGGCACCCAGCAGAAGACCCAGGACATGAAGAAGTTCATATACCGCGTCAGGCAGGACGGCCTCTACGTCCTCGACGTCAGGAAGACCGACGAGAGGCTCAAGGTGGCCGGTAAGTTCCTCGCCAAGTTCGACCCGGAAAACATCCTGGCCGTTAGCGTCAGGCTCTACGGCCAGAAGCCCGTCAAGAAGTTCGGCGAAGTCACCGGTGCCAGGGCCATTCCGGGCCGTTTCCTCCCGGGAACCATGACCAACCCGCAGGTCAAGAACTTCTTCGAGCCGGACGTCATCATCGTCACCGACCCAAGGGCAGACCACCAGGCCATGAAGGAGGCCGTTGAGATTGGAATACCGATAGTTGCCCTCGTCGACACCGAGAACTTCCTGAGCTACGTTGACCTTGCCATTCCGACCAACAACAAGGGTAGAAAGGCCCTCGCGCTCATCTACTGGATACTCGCCAGGGAGATACTCTACAACAGGAAGGAAATCGAGAGCAGGGAGGACTTCAAGGTTCCCGTTGAGGACTTCGAGATGAGGATTGTGAGGACCTGA
- a CDS encoding PadR family transcriptional regulator, whose protein sequence is MTTPIERLRNKVTKEVLWLYILRLLEERPMYAYELKERIKEAFDFEPATVSSYVVLYKLEKDGYVTAEWQESETGKPARKYYKLTPKGEELLKEGIEFLEETLKKLKKT, encoded by the coding sequence ATGACGACGCCAATAGAGAGGTTGAGGAATAAGGTTACGAAGGAGGTGCTCTGGCTCTACATACTCCGGCTCCTCGAGGAGAGGCCGATGTACGCCTACGAGCTCAAGGAGCGCATAAAAGAGGCCTTTGACTTCGAGCCAGCAACCGTCAGCTCGTACGTCGTCCTGTACAAGCTGGAGAAGGACGGCTACGTTACGGCAGAATGGCAGGAGAGCGAAACAGGAAAGCCGGCCAGAAAGTACTACAAGCTTACGCCGAAGGGTGAGGAACTGCTAAAAGAGGGAATAGAGTTTCTGGAAGAAACGCTGAAAAAGTTGAAGAAAACCTAA
- a CDS encoding 50S ribosomal protein L40e — translation MARFPEAEARIFRKLICMRCGATNPWGAKKCRKCGYKGLRPKAREPRGGGR, via the coding sequence ATGGCGAGATTCCCCGAGGCTGAAGCAAGAATCTTCAGGAAGCTTATCTGCATGCGCTGTGGCGCCACCAACCCCTGGGGCGCAAAGAAGTGCAGAAAGTGTGGTTACAAGGGGCTTCGCCCCAAGGCCAGAGAACCGCGCGGTGGCGGACGCTGA
- a CDS encoding Lrp/AsnC family transcriptional regulator translates to MVVDELDIKIISLLQKNARLSYREIARELNVAVGTVYNRIKRLEEEGVIKGYAPVLDYEKLGFGLTALIGIKAQGRKIAEIERKIAEKTRAMMVYDITGEFDIFVIAKFKDREDMNRFVKWLLSLDGVEKTNTSVAMQVVKEEPRLALED, encoded by the coding sequence ATGGTGGTGGATGAGCTCGACATCAAGATAATCTCACTCCTCCAGAAAAACGCGAGGCTCTCCTACCGTGAGATAGCGAGGGAGCTGAACGTTGCTGTGGGAACCGTGTACAACAGGATAAAGAGGCTCGAAGAGGAGGGTGTTATCAAGGGTTACGCTCCGGTTCTTGATTACGAAAAGCTGGGCTTTGGGTTAACGGCGCTCATCGGAATCAAGGCGCAGGGGCGGAAGATAGCGGAGATAGAAAGAAAGATAGCCGAGAAAACCCGGGCGATGATGGTCTACGACATAACGGGCGAGTTTGACATCTTCGTCATAGCGAAGTTTAAGGACAGGGAGGACATGAACCGCTTCGTGAAGTGGCTTCTATCCCTGGATGGGGTTGAGAAAACGAACACGAGCGTGGCCATGCAGGTTGTGAAGGAGGAGCCAAGGTTAGCCCTTGAGGACTAA
- a CDS encoding DNA-directed RNA polymerase subunit N yields the protein MIVPVRCFTCGKVLADKYYEFKKRVEAGEDPGKVLDDLGVERYCCRRTLLSHVELIDQVMVYKVY from the coding sequence ATGATAGTCCCCGTCAGGTGCTTCACCTGCGGAAAGGTGCTGGCAGACAAGTACTACGAGTTCAAGAAGAGGGTTGAGGCCGGGGAAGACCCTGGCAAGGTCCTCGACGACCTCGGCGTCGAGAGGTACTGCTGCAGGAGAACGCTCCTCAGCCACGTGGAGCTCATCGACCAGGTAATGGTTTATAAAGTCTACTAA
- a CDS encoding 30S ribosomal protein S9, whose product MRVIQTAGKRKTAIARATIREGKGRVRINHKPVEIIEPEIARFTIMEPLILAGEEIVSKVDIDVKVEGGGFMGQAEAARVAIARALVEWTNDMNLKEKFMKYDRTMLVGDSRRTEPHKPNRSTKGPRAKRQKSYR is encoded by the coding sequence ATGAGGGTCATCCAGACTGCTGGAAAGAGGAAAACCGCCATAGCGAGGGCCACCATAAGGGAAGGAAAGGGAAGGGTGAGAATCAACCACAAGCCCGTCGAGATAATCGAGCCCGAGATAGCGCGCTTCACCATTATGGAACCGCTCATCCTTGCCGGCGAGGAGATTGTCAGCAAGGTTGACATCGACGTCAAGGTCGAGGGCGGAGGCTTCATGGGTCAGGCCGAGGCCGCACGCGTTGCCATAGCAAGGGCCCTCGTCGAGTGGACCAACGACATGAACCTCAAGGAAAAGTTTATGAAGTACGACAGGACTATGCTCGTTGGCGACAGCAGGAGGACCGAGCCCCACAAGCCCAACCGCTCGACCAAGGGTCCGAGGGCCAAGAGGCAGAAGTCCTACCGTTGA
- the rplM gene encoding 50S ribosomal protein L13 codes for MRIINAEGLILGRLASKVAKMLLEGEEVVIVNAEKAIITGNREDIFAKYKQRTELRTRTNPRRGPFYPKRSDEIVRRTVRGMLPWKTDRGRKAFRRLKVYVGVPKEFEGKELETISEAHMSRLATPKYVTVGEVAKFLGGKF; via the coding sequence ATGAGGATTATTAACGCTGAAGGACTCATACTCGGAAGGCTCGCCTCGAAGGTTGCCAAGATGCTCCTCGAGGGCGAAGAGGTCGTTATCGTCAACGCCGAGAAGGCCATCATCACCGGAAACCGCGAGGACATCTTCGCCAAGTACAAGCAGAGGACCGAACTCAGAACCAGAACCAACCCGAGGAGGGGCCCCTTCTATCCGAAGAGGAGCGACGAGATAGTCAGGAGAACCGTTAGGGGCATGCTCCCCTGGAAGACCGACCGCGGAAGGAAGGCCTTCAGAAGGCTCAAGGTCTACGTCGGCGTTCCCAAGGAGTTTGAGGGCAAGGAGCTTGAGACCATAAGCGAGGCCCACATGTCGAGGCTTGCCACGCCGAAGTACGTCACCGTTGGTGAAGTGGCCAAGTTCCTCGGTGGAAAGTTCTGA
- a CDS encoding YkgJ family cysteine cluster protein, producing MRWVATIDLETLEVESDPSFKFKCLEECGKCCEELEIPLRDEDITRIEELGYNTWEFVDYEKLFYRGDKFLGYAIKKRPFDGACVFLDPETKRCRIYAHRPLACRLYPFIFIKHGKKMEIYVKEDSFCPGINHPDGEPVTKEFLLREYGDVIEEYRRKVLG from the coding sequence TTGAGGTGGGTCGCGACTATTGACCTCGAAACCCTCGAGGTCGAGTCCGACCCTTCCTTCAAATTTAAATGCCTCGAGGAATGCGGAAAGTGTTGTGAAGAACTCGAAATTCCCCTAAGAGATGAGGACATAACGAGAATCGAAGAGCTTGGATACAACACGTGGGAGTTCGTGGATTATGAGAAACTTTTCTATCGGGGGGACAAGTTCCTTGGCTACGCCATAAAGAAGAGGCCCTTCGACGGGGCGTGCGTTTTCCTCGACCCTGAAACAAAGAGGTGCAGGATTTACGCCCACAGACCCCTCGCATGCAGACTCTACCCGTTCATCTTCATCAAACACGGGAAGAAGATGGAGATTTACGTTAAGGAGGACTCATTCTGCCCTGGAATCAATCATCCAGATGGGGAACCGGTTACAAAGGAGTTTCTCCTGAGGGAATACGGCGACGTCATAGAGGAGTACCGGCGTAAGGTTCTCGGATGA
- a CDS encoding Lrp/AsnC family transcriptional regulator: MIEAFVLVVVKPGNEEKVYEELKKDPRVKEAYRVYGEYDIILRVEVPRIEDLDKFHDEVLRKIPEIEMTETLIASTYRG; this comes from the coding sequence ATGATTGAGGCCTTCGTGTTGGTGGTCGTAAAGCCCGGAAACGAGGAGAAGGTCTACGAGGAGCTCAAGAAGGACCCACGCGTTAAGGAGGCCTACAGGGTTTACGGCGAATACGACATAATACTCCGCGTGGAGGTTCCAAGGATAGAGGACCTTGACAAGTTCCACGACGAAGTCCTCAGAAAGATTCCGGAGATTGAGATGACCGAAACGCTGATTGCGAGCACCTACCGGGGGTGA
- a CDS encoding FUN14 domain-containing protein, which yields MDFNVSGMFGDMGVGALVGFITGYALKKLMKLAIAIIGAYVLSLFYLQQKGVITINTDKLFNLTGSLTQQVVSLSQKVVGILPGTSAFVAGFYLGFKKG from the coding sequence ATGGATTTCAACGTGAGTGGCATGTTTGGAGATATGGGCGTTGGAGCCCTCGTTGGATTCATCACCGGATACGCTCTCAAGAAACTCATGAAGCTGGCGATAGCTATAATCGGTGCCTACGTCCTGAGCCTATTCTACCTCCAGCAGAAGGGAGTAATAACAATAAACACAGACAAGCTATTCAACCTGACCGGTAGTCTTACCCAGCAGGTGGTCAGCCTCAGCCAGAAGGTCGTTGGAATCCTCCCGGGAACCAGCGCTTTCGTCGCGGGCTTTTACCTCGGTTTCAAAAAAGGATGA
- a CDS encoding 30S ribosomal protein S11 — translation MSEETQQQVNLKKKEKWGVAHIYSSYNNTIIHITDLTGAETVSRWSGGMVVKADRDEPSPYAAMIAAKRAAEEAMEKGFVGVHIKVRAPGGSKSKTPGPGAQAAIRALARAGLRIGRVEDVTPIPHDGTRPKGGRRGRRV, via the coding sequence ATGAGCGAGGAAACCCAGCAGCAGGTTAACCTTAAGAAGAAGGAGAAGTGGGGAGTTGCCCACATTTACTCCTCCTACAACAACACCATCATCCACATCACCGACCTCACCGGGGCCGAGACCGTCTCCAGGTGGAGCGGTGGTATGGTCGTCAAGGCCGACAGGGACGAGCCCTCTCCGTACGCGGCTATGATTGCCGCCAAGAGGGCCGCTGAAGAGGCTATGGAGAAGGGCTTCGTCGGTGTTCACATCAAGGTTCGCGCCCCCGGAGGAAGCAAGAGCAAGACCCCTGGACCCGGTGCTCAGGCGGCAATCAGGGCCCTCGCGAGGGCCGGCCTCAGAATCGGCAGGGTGGAAGACGTTACCCCGATACCGCACGACGGAACCAGGCCCAAGGGCGGTAGGCGCGGTAGGCGCGTCTGA